Below is a window of Candidatus Dadabacteria bacterium DNA.
TTAAGGGTATCGATTCTACCGAATGTAACCTCAAAGTCAAAGAAATTTAAGCGGGCAGGACAAAAGATTTAGAAGTCATAAAAAGCAATGACGAATATTTTCGAGAGAATGAAGTCGAAAAGTATTATCAGGAAAAGCGAGATCACAACAGTTTTAGTGGTGGCGTTTCCGACCCCGCGTGTTCCCCCCTCAGCCTTCATTCCCACATAGCAGCCCGTGATCGCCACTATGATTCCGAAAAACAGAGTCTTGGAAATACCGGTCATCAGGTCTTCAAGAGAAACCCAGCCTCTTATGCTTTCGATGAAAAGAGTGGGTTTCACGTTAAGTTCCATCTGAGAGATGATCATCGCCCCTCCTATGCCCGCGAGGTTAGATATTACCGCAAGTAGTGGAAAAGATATTATGCATGCCATAAGCCTCGGAGAGACAAGTTTTCTGATCGGATCGGCTCCAAGGGTCTTTATGGCGTCTATCTGCTCCGTTACCTTCATCGAGCTTATCTCGGCCGTGATACCGGAACCAACCCTGCCGCCCACAAGAAGAGAGGTTATTATGGGACCGAGTTCCCTCACGAACGAGAGAGTAACCACGGGACCTACAAGCCCCTTCGCCCCGAACCACGCGAATCCCCACGCCAGCTGCACCACCATCACCATTCCGATCGCCATGGCGGAAACCACTACTATTGAGATGGAGCGATAACCTATATCGTATATCTGGGCCATCAGAAGACCGTAATCATATGGGGGAGTAACAGTAGCTACGATTGAATTCCAGAAGAAAAAACAGACCTCTCCAACACCGAGAACAAAGTTAAGGAAACTGTTGAAAACCTCGGATACAAACCTGCTCATTTAGCCCAGATCTCCTCGAAACCTGAAACGAAATCAATGAACTTCCCAAGATTCGCTTTGAAGTCGGCCGGGCCCGCGGAATAACTGAAGTCATAATCGCACTTGCCAGATTTATGCACTACCGTAGCAAGCATGAAACTCTCATCGTCAAGCGACGCCTCGTATTCCGTGTATAGCCCCGCTGCACCGTCGACTTCGATATCCTTTCGCAGTTTAATCCGCTTCTTGCTCAAGCCAACCACCAAGGAATCTGAAAGCGTCTGAAGATCATAATCCCGGTCCGCGCAGAGCGAACTTACCGTTAACACGAGGTCACTCGCCGGATTGTAAAAAGCTATATCCCCACCTTCTATCGACACTCTTTCCCAGTTCTGCGAAAGAGGTGCGACACGGTACCTGTTTAGCTCCGTGGTGTAGACCCAGTCCTTCATCTTTCCAGACTTCCTGTCATCACCCGAGGCATAGTTCACCAGAAACTTCGTGGCAGAGCACGAACTCATAAGGAAAATCAGCGAAAGCCCCAAGAAAAAAAAGACCTTTTCCCGCATAGTGCAAAAACTCCATCGCCCAGTAAGGACACGTAAGTGCTTAACGTACTTGAATATATACTAAAAACCAAGCATCATAGGACCCAAAAACAAACCGAGGTGCGATATTGAGTTCCGTAACGATCTACACAAGTTTTTATTGCACTTACTGCAGAAGGGCAAAAAGGCTCCTTGACAAAAAACAAGTGGACTACGAAGAGATAAGGCTTGATGAAGACATAGAAAAAAGAAAGGAGCTCGTTGAGAGCCTTAACTGGAGAACCGTACCCATGATCTTCGTAAATGAGCAGTTCATAGGCGGTTACGACGACCTTGCGGCCCTTGAGCGTTCAGGGGAACTTGACCGTATGCTTGCTTCCTAAACACAAGGCGATTCCTGATTACGCCTTCCCGTCGACTGGAAGCCTTTGACACTTCCACAGCCAGCATGTACCATCATATTCAGATTCAGGTTAAGGGAATCGGGTGAAAGTCCCGAACTGTTCCCGCAGCCGTAATAAGGGTTTTTTCCTGCCCATGCGAGGCGCGCTTGCGCTTCGGGTCACTGGCTTTAATACAGCCGGGAAGGCCGCATCCGGAAAAGTTGCTCTGTTTTGATAACAGGCGACCCTTTAAGTCGGAAGACCTGCCTGCGTCAATCTAGTGGTTCTGCCTCGGGAGTTAGGCGTATGGCGATTAAAAACACATTTTTTATTTCCGGCGCATTCGCGCATTTCCTATTTTCCGTCCTATGTGTTCATTCATTTAGCCGCTCTTCCGGGGAAAGCTATCTACCAGCACTTGGAGGAGTCAAGAATGAACAGACTTAAGATATTTTTCGTCTTTATTTTGATTCCAGTTCTGTTTCCGTCCGCGGGTTTTTCGGAGGAGAAAGAAATGGAAAGAATTATTGTGACGGGTACAAAAACTTGGATTGCCGCCGAGCTTCTCGGTTCTTCCGTTACCGTTATAGACAGAGAGGAGATTGAAAGAAGCGGGGAAAAGGACATCGCGGCCATACTTTCGAGAGTCCCTGGGTTCAACGTAGTCAGTTCGGGGGGCCGGGGAGGATTTACTTCCATTTTCGCAAGGGGCGGGCAGTCGGATTACAACCTCGTCATGATCAACGGCGTCCAGATAAACCAAGCCGGCGGTGGATTTGACATCTCCTCTCTTACCACTGAGAACGTAGAGAGAATAGAGATAATAAAAGGCGCGCACTCGTCTCTTTACGGTTCTGACGCGGCGTCTTCCGTTATAAACATAATAACGAAGCGCGGGAGCGGAAAAATGAAAAAAGCAAGCTCCGTGGCCTTGGGATTCCGCGCCGAAGACGCAATGATCTTTGAGCATTCCTCAAGCATCTCGGGCAGTTTCGAGAAGCTGGGCTATTTCATTTCTCACCAGAGAATCATCGATGAGGGAATCCTAGAGATAAACAACGATTACAAAAATAACAACTTCACGGCGAATCTGAGTTTGGAAGCGAACGACGATTTAAATCTCTCATTTTTCTCCATATACAGAGATTCGAAGTTTGAATTCCCGACCGGAGGCGCGGGAGACAGGTTTGACGCGTTCGCTGATCCGGACCAAGGAACTAAGGAAAAATCGCTCGTCACGGGTTCTGACATCATTTTTTCCCCGACCGAATGGTGGGAGAACTCATTTAAGCTCGGCTACGCGAGACTTGATCGGGAAAACTATGACGGGCCCCAGCCCCTTGAATTAGATTCACCCTTCCCTTCGGAGACTCTCGACAAAAGGATATCGCTTGAGTACGGGTCAAGTTTTTTTGTCGACTTCGATCAGGCTTCGAGCATAATCTCGACGGGTTTTGAATACGAGAAAGAAAGTTTCAAGACGGACTCACTGAATGAATCAAGAAAAAACTACGCCTTCTATGCTCAGAACAACTTCGCGCTGCTGAAGAGATTCTTCGTAACAACCGGCGTAAGATATGACGACAACGATTCATTCGGGAGCGAGTGGAGTCCGAGTGTCTTCACTAGGTGGAAAATCAGGGAATCCGGAACCGAGATAAGAGGAGGAATCAGCAGAGGAATCAAGGAAGCCAATTTTTATGAAAACTTCAGTGCGGCTTTCGGAACAATACCCAACCCGGACCTAAAGCCCGAAGAAACACTGACAGCAGAAATAGGCCTCAGGCAGCCGTTGCTTGATAACGCGGTCGAACTTGACTTGAGCTTTTTCCAAAACAAATTCAAAAACATTATCGCTTACAGCTTCACCCCGTTTGAGAATGGAACCAACTACGAAAACATAAGCCGCGCAAAATCAGAGGGAGTCGAAGCCGCAATACGTTTCTACCCTAGCAACAGCTTGACTCTAAGCGCAGCCTACACATACCTTAAAGCCGACGTAACCGATGACGGCGGCCTCGGGTCCCCGTCCTTCTCCGAAGGAGAAAGTCTCATACGGGTCCCCGATCATTCGTTTTCTTTTAACGCAGGATACTCAAAAAATGCCTTTGATCTCAGCCTTTCGGGAAACTATATCGGCAGCAGGGATGATGTGAACTGGAGCGAGTTTCCAAGCACCAGAGTCACAAACGATTCTTTTTTCATCGTTGACGCTGCGGCTTCCTACGAAATCAGCGTGAAAAGATTTGTTGATAAAATCAGGTTGTTTTCAAGAATCAATAACTTGTTCAACGAAAATTATGAAAATGTTTTCGGTTTTTCATCCCCGGGGTTCAGTATGATTTCCGGAGTTTCAGCAGTCCGGTAACGGAGCGGGTTCGAGAAGCTGTCTTGGCGGAGAAAAATCAAGGCTGATCTCAACTGGCCGGGGTGGTGGCTTGAGTTG
It encodes the following:
- a CDS encoding ABC transporter permease, whose translation is MSRFVSEVFNSFLNFVLGVGEVCFFFWNSIVATVTPPYDYGLLMAQIYDIGYRSISIVVVSAMAIGMVMVVQLAWGFAWFGAKGLVGPVVTLSFVRELGPIITSLLVGGRVGSGITAEISSMKVTEQIDAIKTLGADPIRKLVSPRLMACIISFPLLAVISNLAGIGGAMIISQMELNVKPTLFIESIRGWVSLEDLMTGISKTLFFGIIVAITGCYVGMKAEGGTRGVGNATTKTVVISLFLIILFDFILSKIFVIAFYDF
- the grxC gene encoding glutaredoxin 3 gives rise to the protein MSSVTIYTSFYCTYCRRAKRLLDKKQVDYEEIRLDEDIEKRKELVESLNWRTVPMIFVNEQFIGGYDDLAALERSGELDRMLAS
- a CDS encoding TonB-dependent receptor; this translates as MERIIVTGTKTWIAAELLGSSVTVIDREEIERSGEKDIAAILSRVPGFNVVSSGGRGGFTSIFARGGQSDYNLVMINGVQINQAGGGFDISSLTTENVERIEIIKGAHSSLYGSDAASSVINIITKRGSGKMKKASSVALGFRAEDAMIFEHSSSISGSFEKLGYFISHQRIIDEGILEINNDYKNNNFTANLSLEANDDLNLSFFSIYRDSKFEFPTGGAGDRFDAFADPDQGTKEKSLVTGSDIIFSPTEWWENSFKLGYARLDRENYDGPQPLELDSPFPSETLDKRISLEYGSSFFVDFDQASSIISTGFEYEKESFKTDSLNESRKNYAFYAQNNFALLKRFFVTTGVRYDDNDSFGSEWSPSVFTRWKIRESGTEIRGGISRGIKEANFYENFSAAFGTIPNPDLKPEETLTAEIGLRQPLLDNAVELDLSFFQNKFKNIIAYSFTPFENGTNYENISRAKSEGVEAAIRFYPSNSLTLSAAYTYLKADVTDDGGLGSPSFSEGESLIRVPDHSFSFNAGYSKNAFDLSLSGNYIGSRDDVNWSEFPSTRVTNDSFFIVDAAASYEISVKRFVDKIRLFSRINNLFNENYENVFGFSSPGFSMISGVSAVR